In the genome of Verrucomicrobium sp., one region contains:
- the ileS gene encoding isoleucine--tRNA ligase: MSETADYKSTVLLPRTDFPMRAELPKREPETLARWQQEKLYEKVLQNRAGAPKFVFHDGPPFANGNAHMGHALNKTLKDIVVKYKTMSGFQVPYIPGWDCHGLPIEHKVMKELPEANRTPVQIREASEAYARKYVALQRGQFERLGVFADWEHPYLTLNPGYEAEQLRLFATLVEKGLVYEGLRPVHWSTGCQTALAEAEIEYASQVDPAAYVKFPLTAESKKALGLESFKQASLLIWTTTPWTLPANLAVAVSPELSYGLFEKDGEGVVIATALQAQIPDFAGWTASAKAWARGTELAGAAYHHPFLDRTGKVYEAAFVTADSGTGLVHIAPGHGMDDYLLGQEKGLPVLAPVDDRGCLTAEAGVPELTGVYVFKANPLVLQILRDKGLLHHSHDYPHDYPHCWRSKTPIVFRAVKQWFIKVDAFRQQALEAIDEVEWIPKWGINRIKGAVQARADWCISRQRTWGVPIPVFYDGEKAVLKPEVIRAFAAIAETRGTNAWFEADADALAKELGLPAGLRKGIDTLDVWIDSGSSHAAVLAKRGEFPADLYLEGSDQHRGWFQSSLLLSVATRGKPPYKRVLTNGFVVDVDGKKLSKSSGAKGMVDYIDQYGADVLRLWVASTDYRDDVPFSQEIFTRVADTYRTLRNTLRILLGNLFDFDPARDAVAEKDLTEIDRYLLAKLRELAKGCAAAYEAYEFHQVYHLLNRFCAVDLSAFYVDVLKDRMYCDGAAWPTRRSSQTVMREAAETILKLLAPLAPFTAEEGWLALGHKDSVHLQSMPAADLPSAGADFLGRWEKFLSLRAQVNEALEKARQAKTIGKSLEAAVVLTAPGVAEDRALLRELFLVSRLDVREGEEVSVAVSRAEGKKCLRCWKYEEGIGTVAAHPELCPRCAKAVG, translated from the coding sequence ATGAGCGAAACCGCCGATTACAAGTCCACCGTCCTCCTTCCCCGCACCGACTTCCCGATGCGGGCGGAGCTGCCCAAGCGGGAGCCGGAAACCCTGGCCCGCTGGCAGCAGGAAAAGCTCTACGAGAAGGTGCTGCAAAACCGCGCCGGGGCGCCGAAGTTCGTCTTCCACGACGGTCCCCCCTTCGCCAACGGCAACGCCCACATGGGCCACGCGCTGAACAAGACGCTGAAGGACATCGTCGTGAAGTACAAGACGATGTCCGGCTTCCAGGTCCCCTACATCCCGGGCTGGGACTGCCACGGCCTCCCCATCGAGCACAAGGTGATGAAGGAGCTGCCGGAGGCCAACCGCACCCCCGTGCAGATCCGCGAGGCGAGCGAGGCCTACGCGCGGAAATACGTCGCCCTCCAGCGCGGCCAGTTCGAGCGGCTCGGCGTCTTCGCCGATTGGGAACACCCCTACCTGACCCTCAACCCCGGCTACGAGGCGGAGCAGCTCCGCCTCTTCGCCACGCTGGTGGAGAAGGGCCTGGTCTACGAGGGGCTCCGCCCCGTCCACTGGAGCACCGGCTGCCAGACCGCGCTGGCGGAGGCGGAGATCGAGTACGCCAGCCAGGTCGACCCCGCCGCCTACGTGAAGTTCCCGCTGACGGCGGAGAGCAAGAAGGCGCTGGGCCTGGAATCTTTCAAGCAGGCCTCCCTCCTCATCTGGACGACGACGCCCTGGACCCTGCCCGCCAACCTGGCCGTGGCCGTTTCCCCGGAGCTTTCCTACGGACTGTTCGAGAAAGACGGCGAGGGCGTCGTCATCGCCACCGCGCTGCAGGCGCAGATCCCCGACTTCGCGGGTTGGACCGCCTCCGCCAAGGCCTGGGCGCGCGGCACGGAGCTGGCGGGGGCCGCGTACCACCATCCCTTCCTGGACCGCACGGGGAAGGTTTATGAGGCCGCCTTCGTCACCGCCGATTCCGGCACCGGCCTGGTCCACATCGCGCCGGGGCACGGCATGGACGACTATCTCCTGGGCCAGGAGAAGGGGCTGCCCGTCCTCGCCCCCGTCGACGACCGCGGCTGCCTCACGGCGGAAGCGGGCGTGCCGGAACTGACCGGCGTCTACGTCTTCAAGGCCAACCCGCTGGTCCTGCAGATCCTGCGGGACAAGGGCCTCCTCCACCACAGCCACGACTACCCGCACGACTATCCCCACTGCTGGCGCTCGAAGACCCCCATCGTCTTCCGCGCGGTGAAGCAGTGGTTCATCAAGGTCGACGCCTTCCGCCAGCAGGCGCTGGAGGCGATCGACGAGGTGGAGTGGATCCCCAAGTGGGGCATCAACCGGATCAAGGGCGCCGTCCAGGCCCGCGCCGACTGGTGCATCTCCCGCCAGCGCACCTGGGGCGTGCCGATCCCCGTCTTCTACGACGGGGAGAAGGCGGTCCTCAAGCCGGAGGTGATCCGCGCCTTCGCCGCCATCGCCGAGACGCGCGGGACCAACGCCTGGTTTGAAGCCGACGCCGACGCGCTGGCCAAGGAACTGGGCCTGCCCGCCGGGCTGCGGAAGGGGATCGACACCCTCGACGTCTGGATCGACTCCGGCAGCAGCCACGCCGCCGTCCTGGCGAAGCGCGGGGAATTCCCCGCCGACCTTTACCTGGAAGGCAGCGACCAGCACCGCGGCTGGTTCCAGTCCTCCCTCCTCCTCTCCGTCGCCACGCGCGGGAAGCCCCCCTACAAGCGGGTGCTGACGAACGGCTTCGTCGTCGACGTCGACGGCAAGAAGCTCTCCAAGTCGAGCGGCGCGAAGGGGATGGTCGACTACATCGACCAATACGGCGCCGACGTGCTCCGCCTCTGGGTGGCCAGCACCGACTACCGGGACGACGTGCCGTTCTCCCAGGAGATCTTCACCCGCGTCGCCGACACCTACCGGACGCTGCGCAACACCCTGCGCATCCTCCTGGGGAACCTCTTCGACTTCGACCCGGCGCGGGACGCCGTGGCGGAAAAGGACCTGACGGAGATCGACCGCTATCTTCTGGCCAAGCTGCGGGAGCTGGCCAAGGGCTGCGCCGCCGCCTACGAGGCGTATGAGTTCCACCAGGTCTACCACCTGCTCAACCGCTTCTGCGCGGTCGACCTCTCCGCCTTCTACGTCGACGTTCTCAAGGACCGGATGTATTGCGACGGGGCCGCCTGGCCGACGCGCCGCTCCTCCCAGACCGTCATGCGGGAAGCGGCGGAGACGATCCTGAAGCTCCTGGCCCCCCTGGCGCCGTTCACGGCGGAAGAGGGGTGGCTGGCCTTGGGCCATAAGGACTCCGTTCACCTCCAATCGATGCCCGCCGCCGATCTCCCGAGCGCGGGCGCCGACTTCCTGGGCCGCTGGGAGAAATTCCTCTCCCTGCGCGCGCAAGTGAACGAGGCCCTGGAAAAGGCCCGCCAGGCCAAGACGATCGGCAAGAGCCTGGAGGCCGCCGTCGTCCTGACTGCGCCGGGCGTGGCGGAAGACCGCGCGCTGCTGCGGGAACTCTTCCTGGTCTCCCGCCTCGACGTGCGGGAAGGGGAGGAAGTCTCCGTGGCCGTCTCCCGCGCGGAGGGGAAGAAGTGCCTCCGCTGCTGGAAGTATGAGGAGGGGATCGGCACCGTCGCCGCCCACCCGGAACTCTGCCCCCGCTGCGCAAAGGCCGTGGGCTAG
- the lspA gene encoding signal peptidase II, which produces MSFRRFPRAYAWLLAALCLLLDQGTKFWAEAALAENSRTVVPGFFDLVLRGNTGIAFSFFLGGNRWLAVATGALIGAVAYVGLRRRLVDWTPHLVNVAAAFIAAGAVGNWIDRVRLGCVVDFLDFYWRGHHYPTFNVADSCITVGVFLLLGRSLIASRAAAR; this is translated from the coding sequence ATGTCTTTCCGCCGGTTCCCACGCGCCTACGCCTGGCTGCTGGCCGCGCTCTGCCTCCTCCTGGACCAGGGGACGAAGTTCTGGGCGGAAGCGGCCCTGGCCGAAAATTCCCGCACGGTCGTCCCCGGCTTCTTCGACCTGGTGCTGCGGGGGAACACGGGCATCGCCTTCAGTTTCTTCCTGGGCGGCAACCGCTGGCTGGCGGTGGCCACGGGGGCGCTCATCGGGGCCGTCGCCTACGTCGGCCTGCGGCGGCGGCTGGTCGATTGGACGCCCCACCTCGTCAACGTCGCCGCGGCGTTCATCGCCGCCGGGGCGGTCGGCAACTGGATCGACCGGGTGCGGCTCGGCTGCGTCGTCGACTTCCTCGACTTCTACTGGCGGGGGCACCATTACCCGACGTTCAACGTGGCCGACAGCTGCATCACCGTCGGCGTTTTCCTCCTGCTGGGGCGGAGCCTGATTGCCTCCCGCGCGGCGGCGCGGTAG
- the nadA gene encoding quinolinate synthase NadA, with protein MTPLQEKVLRLKKEKNAVLLAHNYQVKEIQEVADYVGDSLGLSYHAREAKADWIVFCGVHFMAETAKIVNPQKKVSIPDLGAGCSLADACDPADLAAYKEKNPGLYVVSYINCSAGVKALSDVICTSGNAVRIVNQVPPDREILFVPDQNLGEWVQEKTGRPMRLWQGNCYVHVEYTHASIQRIRREHPDAPVVAHPECTRPVRLLADEVCSTEKMIDFCRANPSRDFIIATESGMLERLRRELPEKHFIPAPTDHCACADCRYMKMITLEKLAHTLETGEGEIVLNSEVQEKARAPLERMLDWSRN; from the coding sequence ATGACGCCGCTTCAGGAAAAGGTCCTCCGCCTCAAGAAGGAGAAGAACGCCGTTCTCCTGGCGCACAACTACCAGGTGAAGGAAATCCAGGAGGTCGCCGACTACGTGGGCGATTCCCTGGGCCTTTCCTACCACGCGCGCGAGGCGAAGGCCGACTGGATCGTCTTCTGCGGCGTCCATTTCATGGCGGAGACGGCCAAGATCGTGAACCCGCAAAAGAAGGTCTCCATCCCGGACCTCGGCGCGGGCTGTTCCCTGGCCGACGCCTGCGACCCCGCCGACCTGGCCGCCTACAAGGAGAAGAACCCGGGCCTCTACGTCGTCTCCTACATCAACTGCTCCGCCGGCGTGAAGGCCCTGAGCGACGTCATCTGCACTTCCGGCAACGCCGTCCGCATCGTCAACCAGGTGCCGCCGGACCGGGAGATCCTTTTTGTCCCGGACCAGAACCTGGGGGAGTGGGTGCAGGAAAAGACCGGCCGGCCCATGCGCCTGTGGCAGGGGAACTGTTACGTCCATGTGGAGTACACCCACGCCAGCATCCAGCGCATCCGCCGGGAGCACCCGGACGCCCCCGTCGTCGCCCACCCGGAATGCACCCGCCCGGTCCGCTTGCTGGCGGACGAGGTCTGCTCGACCGAGAAGATGATCGACTTCTGCCGGGCGAACCCGTCCCGGGACTTCATCATCGCCACGGAGTCCGGGATGCTGGAGCGGCTCCGCCGGGAGTTGCCGGAGAAGCATTTCATCCCCGCGCCGACTGACCACTGCGCCTGCGCCGACTGCCGCTACATGAAGATGATCACCCTGGAAAAGCTGGCGCACACCCTGGAGACGGGGGAGGGAGAGATCGTGCTGAATTCCGAGGTGCAGGAAAAGGCGCGCGCCCCGCTGGAGCGGATGCTCGACTGGAGCCGGAACTAG
- a CDS encoding UDP-glucose/GDP-mannose dehydrogenase family protein gives MKLAIIGSGYVGLTTGTCFAEVGHEVICVDNDKKKVETLKQGKIPIYEPGLEDLIKKNVASGRLRFTDSIAEGVAESEVVFIAVPTPPQPDGSVDLTFMEKVAREISAVLPGYRVIVDKSTVPVKTGEKVRQTIGRYHAGGTEFDVVSNPEFLREGSAVADLMKPDRIVVGADSERAAEIMKKVYAPFNAPILITDLNSAELIKHAANSFLALKISYINALSQICEASGANVEMVADGMGADHRIGRAFLNAGLGYGGSCFPKDLSAFIKISEDLGYDFALLKEVSRINVQQRDRFVKKVRDALWVLKDKRIGLLGLAFKGNTDDVRSSVAMDIAEILLKEGAHVRAYDPQGMEKAKALLPGVELCQSGEEVAEKADAVIVATEWKEFRDLDWAAMKKKMVSPLLFDGRNLLDPAALKALGFDYASIGR, from the coding sequence ATGAAACTCGCCATCATCGGTTCCGGTTACGTCGGCCTCACCACGGGCACCTGCTTTGCGGAGGTCGGCCACGAAGTCATCTGCGTCGACAACGACAAGAAAAAGGTCGAAACCCTCAAGCAGGGAAAGATCCCCATCTACGAGCCCGGCCTGGAAGACCTCATCAAGAAGAACGTGGCGAGCGGCCGCCTTCGCTTCACCGACTCCATCGCGGAAGGCGTGGCGGAGAGCGAGGTGGTCTTCATCGCCGTCCCCACCCCGCCCCAGCCGGACGGCAGCGTCGACCTGACCTTCATGGAGAAGGTGGCGCGGGAAATCTCCGCCGTCCTGCCCGGCTACCGCGTCATCGTCGACAAGAGCACCGTGCCCGTGAAGACGGGGGAAAAGGTGCGCCAGACCATCGGCCGCTACCACGCGGGCGGCACCGAGTTCGACGTGGTGAGCAACCCCGAGTTCCTGCGGGAGGGCTCCGCCGTGGCCGACCTCATGAAGCCGGACCGCATCGTCGTGGGCGCCGACTCCGAGCGCGCCGCGGAGATCATGAAGAAGGTCTATGCCCCCTTCAACGCCCCCATCCTGATCACCGACCTCAACTCCGCCGAGCTGATCAAGCACGCCGCCAACAGCTTCCTGGCCCTCAAGATCTCCTACATCAACGCCCTCTCCCAGATCTGCGAGGCCTCCGGGGCCAACGTGGAAATGGTGGCTGACGGCATGGGCGCCGACCACCGCATCGGCCGCGCCTTCCTCAATGCGGGCCTGGGTTACGGCGGCTCCTGCTTCCCGAAGGACCTCTCCGCCTTCATCAAGATCTCCGAGGACCTGGGCTACGACTTCGCCCTGCTCAAGGAAGTCTCCCGCATCAACGTCCAGCAGCGGGACCGCTTCGTGAAGAAGGTCCGCGACGCCCTCTGGGTGCTCAAGGACAAGCGGATCGGCCTCCTGGGCCTCGCCTTCAAGGGGAACACGGACGACGTCCGCAGCAGCGTGGCGATGGACATCGCGGAGATCCTCCTTAAGGAAGGCGCCCACGTCCGCGCTTACGATCCCCAGGGCATGGAAAAGGCCAAGGCCCTCCTGCCGGGCGTCGAGCTTTGCCAGAGCGGCGAGGAAGTGGCCGAGAAGGCCGACGCCGTCATCGTGGCCACGGAGTGGAAGGAATTCCGCGACCTGGACTGGGCCGCCATGAAGAAGAAGATGGTCAGCCCCCTTCTTTTCGACGGGCGCAACCTGCTCGATCCGGCGGCCCTCAAGGCCCTGGGCTTCGACTACGCCAGCATCGGCCGCTGA
- a CDS encoding adenylosuccinate synthase → MNIILVGAQWGDEGKGKIIDYLTGEVDIVVRCQGGNNAGHTVEVGKEKFVLQLIPSGILWPGKQCVIGNGVVIDMPALVGELDALEKRGVKTKGRLLLSATAHLVFPYHRRLDEQRELRKGKIGTTKRGIGPAYSDKVARVGLRLADILKPDVFKEKLKERIDTNNLALKAFGAEPLSFKKVHAEYEAAARRLRPYLGNTVVWLHEALSRKKRILFEGAQGTFLDIDFGTYPYVTSSNTTAGGAVTGSGIPPHRMDRVVGCMKAYTTRVGEGALPTESEELGDLFHGMGREFGANTRRPRRCGWFDAVATRYACMVNGFDELAVTNLDGLDSLKEIKVCVAYKVRGKTLRYPPVDFRDWDACKPVYKTFPGWQQDTSKVRDFKKLPLKARQYLKAICELTGAPLKIASVGPQRDATLRV, encoded by the coding sequence ATGAACATCATTTTGGTCGGCGCCCAGTGGGGCGATGAAGGGAAAGGCAAGATCATCGACTACCTCACGGGGGAGGTCGACATCGTCGTCCGCTGCCAGGGCGGGAACAACGCCGGGCACACCGTGGAGGTGGGCAAGGAGAAGTTCGTCCTCCAGCTGATTCCCTCCGGCATCCTCTGGCCGGGCAAGCAGTGCGTGATCGGCAACGGCGTCGTCATCGACATGCCCGCCCTCGTCGGCGAGCTGGACGCCCTGGAAAAGCGCGGCGTCAAGACCAAGGGCCGCCTCCTCCTGAGCGCCACCGCCCACCTCGTCTTCCCCTACCACCGCCGCCTGGACGAGCAGCGGGAACTGCGCAAGGGCAAGATCGGCACCACCAAGCGCGGCATCGGCCCGGCCTACAGCGACAAGGTCGCCCGCGTCGGCTTGCGCCTGGCGGACATCCTCAAGCCCGACGTGTTCAAGGAAAAGCTTAAGGAGCGGATCGACACGAACAATCTGGCCCTGAAGGCCTTCGGCGCCGAGCCGCTCTCCTTCAAGAAGGTCCACGCCGAGTATGAGGCCGCCGCCCGCCGCCTCCGCCCCTACCTGGGCAACACCGTCGTCTGGCTGCACGAGGCCCTTTCCCGCAAGAAGCGCATCCTCTTCGAGGGCGCGCAGGGCACCTTCCTGGACATCGACTTCGGCACCTATCCCTACGTCACCTCCTCCAACACGACGGCGGGCGGCGCGGTGACCGGCTCCGGCATCCCGCCGCACCGGATGGACCGCGTCGTCGGCTGCATGAAGGCCTACACCACCCGCGTCGGGGAGGGGGCCCTCCCCACGGAGAGCGAGGAGCTGGGCGACCTCTTCCACGGCATGGGCCGGGAATTCGGCGCCAACACGCGCCGCCCGCGCCGCTGCGGCTGGTTCGACGCCGTGGCCACCCGCTACGCCTGCATGGTCAACGGTTTCGACGAGCTGGCCGTGACCAACCTGGACGGCCTCGACTCCCTCAAGGAAATCAAGGTCTGCGTCGCCTACAAGGTGCGCGGCAAGACCCTGCGCTATCCCCCCGTCGACTTCCGCGACTGGGACGCCTGCAAGCCGGTTTACAAGACCTTCCCCGGCTGGCAGCAGGACACCTCCAAGGTGCGCGACTTCAAGAAGCTCCCCCTCAAGGCCCGCCAATACCTCAAGGCCATCTGCGAGCTGACCGGCGCGCCCCTGAAGATCGCCTCCGTCGGCCCGCAGCGCGACGCGACGCTGCGCGTCTGA
- a CDS encoding isoprenyl transferase: protein MSAASSKIPRHVAIIMDGNGRWARSRKLPRVRGHRAGAESVREVVRAAGEMGVQFLTLYAFSVENWDRPAAEVKTLMLLLEEFLRGQVEELNKNNVRLQAIGRLGDLPPRVQKQLHKTIEATKENTGLTLILALSYSGRVEIIEALQSVLREVQLGHLDTAQIDANVFQHHLYTRYYPDPDLLIRTSGEMRLSNFLLWQLSYTEIYVTQTLWPEFRRKEFLAALDDYAGRSRRFGKVE from the coding sequence GTGAGCGCCGCCTCCTCCAAGATCCCGCGCCACGTCGCCATCATCATGGACGGCAATGGGCGCTGGGCCCGCTCCCGCAAGCTGCCCCGCGTGCGCGGGCACCGGGCGGGCGCGGAGTCGGTCCGGGAGGTCGTCCGCGCGGCGGGGGAGATGGGCGTCCAGTTCCTCACTCTCTACGCCTTCTCCGTGGAGAACTGGGACCGCCCCGCCGCGGAGGTGAAGACCCTCATGCTCCTCCTGGAGGAGTTCCTGCGCGGCCAGGTGGAGGAGCTGAACAAGAACAACGTCCGCCTCCAGGCCATCGGCCGCCTGGGGGACCTGCCGCCCCGCGTGCAGAAGCAGCTGCACAAGACCATCGAGGCGACGAAGGAAAACACCGGCCTGACCCTCATCCTGGCCCTGAGCTACAGCGGGCGGGTGGAGATCATCGAGGCCCTCCAGTCAGTCCTCCGGGAGGTGCAGCTGGGCCACCTGGACACGGCGCAGATCGACGCCAACGTCTTCCAGCACCACCTCTACACCCGCTACTACCCGGACCCCGACCTCCTCATCCGCACCAGCGGGGAGATGCGCCTTTCCAACTTCCTGCTCTGGCAGCTCTCCTACACGGAGATCTACGTCACCCAGACTCTCTGGCCCGAGTTCCGCCGCAAGGAATTCCTGGCCGCCCTGGACGACTACGCGGGCCGCTCCCGCCGCTTCGGGAAAGTGGAGTAG
- a CDS encoding phosphatidate cytidylyltransferase: MDRAVLLKRSFSTVVLWVTVLGMIFSGWKTGCVVLLGVAALLAQWEFYRIQEEKKFRVFKKWGVTCGAILYVGCWFLLLHASAYAGRFALWEHLVFVALTIGVLLRLVVFPDPLETPIVSVALTLFGFFYVPYLFSFVAQVAFLPGAPYEATFTILYLLAVTKFCDAGAYVVGSLWGRHKMIPRISPGKTWEGFAGGILTSMAVSIFLWRLHPQGLPPFGWGDALVCGFLLALASVVGDLAESVVKRDAHVKDSGHAFPGIGGVLDLIDSLLFTAPVFYFYVALVVRWR; encoded by the coding sequence ATGGACCGCGCCGTATTGCTCAAGCGTAGCTTCTCCACCGTCGTCCTCTGGGTGACGGTCTTAGGCATGATCTTCTCCGGTTGGAAGACCGGCTGCGTGGTGCTGCTGGGCGTCGCCGCCCTGCTGGCCCAGTGGGAATTCTACCGCATCCAGGAGGAGAAGAAGTTCCGCGTCTTCAAGAAGTGGGGCGTCACCTGCGGGGCGATCCTTTACGTCGGCTGCTGGTTCCTGCTCCTGCACGCCTCCGCCTACGCGGGGCGTTTCGCCCTGTGGGAGCACCTGGTCTTCGTCGCCCTCACCATCGGCGTCCTCCTGCGGCTGGTCGTCTTCCCGGATCCCTTGGAAACGCCGATCGTCAGCGTCGCCCTGACCCTCTTCGGCTTCTTCTACGTGCCGTATCTCTTTTCCTTCGTCGCGCAGGTCGCCTTCCTGCCCGGCGCGCCGTACGAGGCGACGTTCACTATCCTCTACCTTCTGGCCGTGACGAAGTTCTGCGACGCGGGGGCCTACGTCGTCGGTTCCCTCTGGGGACGGCACAAGATGATCCCCCGCATCAGCCCGGGGAAGACCTGGGAGGGCTTCGCGGGCGGCATCCTCACCTCCATGGCGGTCAGCATCTTCCTCTGGCGGCTTCATCCCCAGGGGCTTCCCCCCTTCGGATGGGGGGACGCCCTGGTTTGCGGCTTCCTTTTGGCCCTGGCCAGCGTCGTCGGCGATTTGGCCGAGTCGGTCGTAAAGCGGGACGCCCACGTGAAGGACTCCGGCCACGCCTTCCCGGGCATCGGGGGGGTCCTGGACCTGATCGACAGCCTCCTTTTCACCGCTCCGGTCTTTTATTTCTATGTCGCCCTCGTCGTCCGGTGGCGGTAG
- a CDS encoding 1-deoxy-D-xylulose-5-phosphate reductoisomerase, giving the protein MRKKVILLGSTGSIGLSALKVARDLPERMEIVGLAAGTQGKALLEQAREFKPRGVALFDTKGLADLKAGLPAGTACYGGAEGLVELVEKTEADMVLVSIVGTEGLHPALAAIEKGRALAVASKEILVMAGEIVTAAAKRKNVPLLPVDSEHNAIFQCLHGESPKHVRRLILTASGGPFRKTSKEDLAKVTLEQALKHPTWQMGRKITLDSATLFNKGLEMIEARWLFDVPMSQVDVVVHPQSIVHSLVEFVDGSQLAQLSHSDMCFPIQYAVTYPDRLPNNLKPLDLAKVGQLLFEAPDADRFPSINLARRAGETCGTLPSVFNAANEVAVQAFIDGAIRFDEIATCVGAVMDDHAVIHQPDLDAILSADAWARRAAADWAEVTV; this is encoded by the coding sequence ATGCGCAAGAAAGTCATCCTCCTCGGCTCGACCGGTTCCATCGGCCTCTCCGCCCTCAAGGTGGCGCGGGACTTGCCGGAGCGCATGGAGATCGTCGGCCTGGCCGCCGGAACCCAGGGCAAGGCCCTTTTGGAGCAGGCCCGGGAGTTCAAGCCGCGCGGCGTCGCCCTCTTCGACACGAAGGGCCTGGCCGACCTGAAGGCGGGGCTGCCCGCCGGGACCGCCTGCTACGGCGGGGCCGAGGGCCTCGTCGAGCTGGTGGAGAAGACGGAGGCGGACATGGTCCTCGTCTCCATCGTCGGCACGGAAGGGCTTCATCCCGCGCTGGCCGCCATCGAGAAGGGCCGCGCGCTGGCCGTGGCCAGCAAGGAGATCCTGGTCATGGCCGGGGAGATCGTCACCGCCGCCGCCAAGCGGAAGAACGTCCCCCTCCTGCCGGTCGACAGCGAGCACAACGCCATCTTCCAGTGCCTCCACGGCGAGTCGCCGAAGCACGTCCGCCGCCTCATCCTGACCGCCTCCGGCGGCCCCTTCCGCAAAACCTCGAAGGAGGATCTGGCCAAGGTGACCCTGGAGCAGGCCCTGAAGCACCCCACCTGGCAGATGGGGCGGAAGATCACCCTCGACTCCGCCACCCTCTTCAACAAGGGGCTGGAGATGATCGAGGCCCGCTGGCTCTTCGACGTTCCCATGAGCCAGGTCGACGTCGTCGTCCACCCGCAGAGCATCGTCCACTCCCTCGTCGAGTTCGTCGACGGCTCCCAGCTGGCCCAGCTGAGCCATTCGGACATGTGTTTCCCCATCCAATACGCCGTCACCTACCCGGACCGCCTTCCCAACAACTTGAAGCCGTTAGACTTGGCGAAGGTCGGCCAGCTCCTCTTCGAGGCTCCGGACGCCGACCGCTTCCCCTCCATCAACCTGGCCCGCCGGGCCGGGGAGACTTGCGGGACGTTGCCTTCGGTCTTCAACGCTGCTAATGAGGTAGCTGTGCAAGCGTTCATCGACGGGGCCATCCGCTTCGACGAGATCGCCACCTGCGTCGGGGCGGTCATGGACGACCATGCCGTCATTCATCAGCCCGATCTGGACGCCATCCTGTCCGCCGACGCCTGGGCCCGCCGCGCCGCCGCCGACTGGGCCGAGGTCACGGTATGA